The proteins below are encoded in one region of Triticum aestivum cultivar Chinese Spring chromosome 1B, IWGSC CS RefSeq v2.1, whole genome shotgun sequence:
- the LOC123143565 gene encoding uncharacterized protein isoform X1, with the protein MLPSSRTSNISWRRSSSASRPTSLKPWFAPPSSASRGAASSPTMASAAATAPSTRRNPPLLGFFHSVYRGAPFISTTKFLPRDPRHCYDYSVVDCRHGRALLRYFDEDENRLYLVVWDPMTGNARKVRRPQSYDSVPTDWSAAVLCAVRGCDHVACHLGPFFVVFLTLHEGEGVATATVYSSETRTWSSRSSLHLGVFEDELRLPSITTLLTGGAIHYLFVRDALAGILKYDLGTSCLSEVELLLEIPVEDYEYYPVLIAPDEDDGRLGIADLDDENLDLSLWWREVGPDQVAAWTQRTVINLKNHVHVDRPDAPSWLRGSIEGTAIVFVITDLGTYKIDLKLLPRSLSCEKLKLSKEFSESDSIHTLIPYLSFYSLPGAQIEKLVDSGASETGSDEELGESEAGSSDEDMKETDAGSSDDEGGESETGSSDEESGESEAGTSDEEMEECDAGSSDDQ; encoded by the exons ATGCTCCCGAGCTCAAGGACGTCGAACATCTCGTGGAGGCGATCCTCATCCGCCTCCCGCCCGACGAGCCTGAAACCTTGGTTCGCGCCTCCCTCGTCTGCAAGCCGTGGTGCCGCCTCCTCTCCGAccatggcttccgcagccgctacCGCACCTTCCACAAGAAGAAACCCCCCCCTGCTCGGTTTCTTCCACAGTGTGTACCGCGGTGCCCCCTTCATCTCCACCACCAAGTTTCTCCCGCGCGATCCCCGACACTGCTATGACTATTCTGTGGTCGACTGCCGCCACGGCCGCGCCCTCCTCAGGTATTTTGACGAGGATGAGAACCGGCTCTACCTGGTCGTCTGGGACCCCATGACGGGCAACGCCAGGAAGGTGCGGCGTCCACAGAGCTACGATAGTGTTCCAACAGATTGGAGCGCAGCTGTGCTTTGTGCTGTGCGCGGCTGCGACCACGTGGCTTGCCACTTGGGCCCATTCTTCGTTGTCTTCCTCACCCTTCATGAGGGCGAGGGGGTGGCCACGGCCACCGTTTACTCGTCCGAGACAAGGACTTGGAGCTCTCGGTCATCCCTTCACCTTGGTGTTTTTGAAGATGAACTGCGCTTGCCTAGCATCACCACATTGCTCACCGGAGGTGCGATCCATTATCTCTTTGTGCGCGATGCTCTCGCTGGTATTCTCAAGTACGACTTGGGCACGTCTTGCTTGTCAGAGGTTGAGCTGCTGCTGGAGATTCCGGTCGAGGACTACGAGTACTATCCGGTCCTCATTGCACCGGATGAGGACGATGGTCGGCTGGGGATTGCAGATCTGGACGACGAAAACCTCGACCTCTCCTTGTGGTGGAGGGAGGTTGGTCCCGACCAAGTTGCAGCATGGACACAACGAACAGTCATCAACCTCAAGAATCATGTCCATGTAGACCGTCCAGATGCACCAAGTTGGTTGCGTGGCTCTATTGAAGGCACGGCCATAGTTTTTGTAATCACAGATCTTGGCACCTACAAGATTGATCTCAAGTTACTCCCTCGTTCCCTAAGTTGCGAGAAGCTAAAGCTCTCGAAAGAGTTTTCTGAATCTGACAGTATACACACCCTCATCCCCTATTTAAGCTTTTACAGTCTACCAG GGGCACAAATAGAGAAACTGGTTGATTCAGGAGCAAGTGAAACGGGCAGCGACGAGGAATTGGGAGAAAGTGAGGCTGGAAGCAGCGATGAGGACATGAAAGAAACTGATGCTGGGAGCAGCGATGATGAAGGAGGAGAAAGTGAAACAGGAAGCAGCGACGAGGAATCGGGAGAAAGTGAAGCTGGAACCAGCGACGAGGAAATGGAAGAATGTGATGCTGGGAGCAGCGATGATCAATGA
- the LOC123143565 gene encoding uncharacterized protein isoform X2, with product MLPSSRTSNISWRRSSSASRPTSLKPWFAPPSSASRGAASSPTMASAAATAPSTRRNPPLLGFFHSVYRGAPFISTTKFLPRDPRHCYDYSVVDCRHGRALLRYFDEDENRLYLVVWDPMTGNARKVRRPQSYDSVPTDWSAAVLCAVRGCDHVACHLGPFFVVFLTLHEGEGVATATVYSSETRTWSSRSSLHLGVFEDELRLPSITTLLTGEVELLLEIPVEDYEYYPVLIAPDEDDGRLGIADLDDENLDLSLWWREVGPDQVAAWTQRTVINLKNHVHVDRPDAPSWLRGSIEGTAIVFVITDLGTYKIDLKLLPRSLSCEKLKLSKEFSESDSIHTLIPYLSFYSLPGAQIEKLVDSGASETGSDEELGESEAGSSDEDMKETDAGSSDDEGGESETGSSDEESGESEAGTSDEEMEECDAGSSDDQ from the exons ATGCTCCCGAGCTCAAGGACGTCGAACATCTCGTGGAGGCGATCCTCATCCGCCTCCCGCCCGACGAGCCTGAAACCTTGGTTCGCGCCTCCCTCGTCTGCAAGCCGTGGTGCCGCCTCCTCTCCGAccatggcttccgcagccgctacCGCACCTTCCACAAGAAGAAACCCCCCCCTGCTCGGTTTCTTCCACAGTGTGTACCGCGGTGCCCCCTTCATCTCCACCACCAAGTTTCTCCCGCGCGATCCCCGACACTGCTATGACTATTCTGTGGTCGACTGCCGCCACGGCCGCGCCCTCCTCAGGTATTTTGACGAGGATGAGAACCGGCTCTACCTGGTCGTCTGGGACCCCATGACGGGCAACGCCAGGAAGGTGCGGCGTCCACAGAGCTACGATAGTGTTCCAACAGATTGGAGCGCAGCTGTGCTTTGTGCTGTGCGCGGCTGCGACCACGTGGCTTGCCACTTGGGCCCATTCTTCGTTGTCTTCCTCACCCTTCATGAGGGCGAGGGGGTGGCCACGGCCACCGTTTACTCGTCCGAGACAAGGACTTGGAGCTCTCGGTCATCCCTTCACCTTGGTGTTTTTGAAGATGAACTGCGCTTGCCTAGCATCACCACATTGCTCACCGGAG AGGTTGAGCTGCTGCTGGAGATTCCGGTCGAGGACTACGAGTACTATCCGGTCCTCATTGCACCGGATGAGGACGATGGTCGGCTGGGGATTGCAGATCTGGACGACGAAAACCTCGACCTCTCCTTGTGGTGGAGGGAGGTTGGTCCCGACCAAGTTGCAGCATGGACACAACGAACAGTCATCAACCTCAAGAATCATGTCCATGTAGACCGTCCAGATGCACCAAGTTGGTTGCGTGGCTCTATTGAAGGCACGGCCATAGTTTTTGTAATCACAGATCTTGGCACCTACAAGATTGATCTCAAGTTACTCCCTCGTTCCCTAAGTTGCGAGAAGCTAAAGCTCTCGAAAGAGTTTTCTGAATCTGACAGTATACACACCCTCATCCCCTATTTAAGCTTTTACAGTCTACCAG GGGCACAAATAGAGAAACTGGTTGATTCAGGAGCAAGTGAAACGGGCAGCGACGAGGAATTGGGAGAAAGTGAGGCTGGAAGCAGCGATGAGGACATGAAAGAAACTGATGCTGGGAGCAGCGATGATGAAGGAGGAGAAAGTGAAACAGGAAGCAGCGACGAGGAATCGGGAGAAAGTGAAGCTGGAACCAGCGACGAGGAAATGGAAGAATGTGATGCTGGGAGCAGCGATGATCAATGA
- the LOC123097551 gene encoding uncharacterized protein: protein MAALPTDPISLMDPYATAPASPRRDWVLLHPSARISELHNATTVVSRTRDDQPVVASFWLVDPPGVSYFSVHCPGLKVSDPDDFAHDDPEPGFIGAHVVCAEAAFLLFDVTFNAPDGPFPESTHHFVYRAGPGEPALHLLPEPDIPAYEARPQFGLLPWGEHYVVAFLRWNRTMGDHMFDVHVFSSQTQAWSKKVGLMAISESNERYFSRHDACRQIRIGRSLGWVDLLRGILLLRRPFDEHPTIEYIPFPVSRPPCSQLSDDDDELGGSDAPQYFRDVACCDDLIKFVDVEYHDPSSCKPCCGRDKSWKATIWNRNLSSGDWLRGFTVDVADISLDQSYSALLPELGDDETEKLHLKKLIFYTPTLSICNDDLLYVMSKVNDEDDKAWVITVDMKHAVVQAIAPFSAGDIDLLPMYRPCSFPKYLNMTPGVDITNKGYKGFTWMDVEKCIEEFLWTRDWLRELGQCLEHETSIYIDCSSLVCPASSLRLIIPVVVEYASSVGEGEAKAATEAVDVCSRALEDFNWLLCKPRSDASTSTKAMKRKINTTLKALKNVLRIVPQSMMAGGTTVDGATTLADACHQKRRKPVFERREGPGHKIEYIEPGFSGANLFCDCGEKAGHEKDQCDDEHQVGLNRQLELDEFQVELRQLQQNLLGSLGPWLKPQEVWLILVIAFSALFLYACDM, encoded by the exons ATGGCGGCACTCCCCACCGACCCCATCAGCCTGATGGACCCCTACGCCACCGCCCCAGCCTCCCCACGCCGCGACTGGGTCTTGCTCCACCCGTCGGCGCGTATCTCCGAGCTCCACAACGCAACCACCGTCGTGTCCAGGACGAGGGACGACCAGCCCGTCGTGGCGTCCTTCTGGCTCGTCGACCCGCCGGGCGTCTCCTACTTCTCCGTCCACTGCCCCGGCCTCAAAGTTTCAGACCCGGACGACTTCGCCCACGACGATCCCGAGCCCGGCTTCATCGGCGCCCACGTCGTCTGTGCGGAGGCAGCGTTCCTTCTCTTCGACGTGACCTTCAACGCCCCTGACGGCCCCTTCCCGGAGTCCACCCACCACTTCGTCTACAGAGCCGGCCCCGGGGAGCCAGCACTGCACCTGCTCCCGGAACCCGATATTCCAGCATACGAAGCCCGGCCGCAATTCGGCCTCTTGCCCTGGGGCGAGCACTATGTCGTGGCCTTCCTACGGTGGAACAGGACCATGGGTGATCATATGTTTGATGTCCATGTCTTCTCGTCCCAGACACAGGCATGGAGTAAGAAGGTTGGGTTGATGGCTATATCAGAGTCTAATGAGAGATATTTTAGTCGGCATGATGCCTGCAGGCAGATCAGGATTGGACGCTCACTGGGCTGGGTTGATCTCTTGCGTGGTATTCTTCTACTTCGCAGACCGTTCGATGAACATCCTACGATCGAATACATCCCGTTTCCTGTGTCAAGGCCGCCTTGCTCCCAACTATCAGACGACGACGACGAGCTAGGAGGATCTGACGCTCCTCAATATTTTCGTGATGTGGCCTGCTGTGATGATTTGATCAAGTTTGTCGACGTAGAATACCATGACCCTTCCAGTTGCAAGCCCTGCTGTGGCAGAGATAAAAGTTGGAAAGCCACCATATGGAACAGGAATCTTTCTTCGGGAGATTGGCTCCGGGGATTCACGGTTGATGTTGCCGACATCTCCCTTGACCAAAGTTATTCTGCTTTACTGCCGGAGCTGGGGGACGACGAGACAGAAAAGTTACACCTGAAGAAATTGATTTTCTACACCCCCACCCTCAGCATCTGCAATGATGATCTTCTTTACGTCATGTCCAAGGTGAATGATGAAGACGACAAGGCCTGGGTCATCACAGTTGACATGAAACATGCGGTTGTGCAAGCAATAGCCCCGTTTTCTGCTGGCGACATCGACCTCCTCCCAATGTACCGTCCATGCTCCTTCCCCAAGTACCTCAACATGACCCCAG GCGTAGATATAACCAACAAAGGGTACAAGGGCTTTACATG GATGGATGTGGAGAAATGTATTGAGGAATTTCTGTGGACTCGAGACTGGCTTAGGGAACTTG GTCAATGCTTGGAACATGAAACGTCAATTTACATCGATTGTAGCTCACTAGTCTGTCCAGCGTCATCTCTACGTTTGATCATTCCAGTA GTGGTAGAATACGCTTCCTCTGTTGGTGAAGGCGAAGCTAAAGCTGCCACCGAAGCTGTGGATGTTTGCTCACG AGCTTTGGAAGATTTCAACTGGCTACTGTGCAAGCCGCGAAGTGATGCATCAACCTCTACTAAAGCCATGAAGAGAAAAATCAATACCACCCTTAAAGCTTTAAAGAA CGTCTTGCGAATTGTGCCACAATCAATGATGGCGGGAGGAACAACAGTGGATGGAGCAACGACCCTTGCAGATGCCTGCCACCAAAAGAGACGGAAACCAGTATTTGAACGTCGCGAGGGACCAGGCCATAAAATCGAGTACATAGAGCCTGGCTTTTCCGGTGCCAATCTATTCTGTGATTGCGGTGAGAAGGCAGGCCATGAGAAGGACCAATGTGACGATGAGCATCAAGTGGGACTCAACCGGCAACTGGAACTCGACGAGTTTCAAGTGGAACTCCGGCAACTGCAACAGAACCTCCTTGGCTCTCTGGGTCCCTGGTTGAAGCCCCAAGAGGTTTGGCTCATTTTGGTGATTGCTTTTAGTGCACTATTTCTGTATGCTTGCGATATGTAA